TCGACCGGGCCGCGGAAGGAGCGGCTCAGGAAGTACTCGATGCTGATGCGGGTGCGCAGCAGCGCGTACAGCGGCGTGCTGAATGTGTTCAGGCGGCTATACAGCGTCTGCCCGCCGTCCTCGTTGGTGGCCCGCTGCGTGCCGCCGCGCGGCTGGCCCAGCCCGCTGGGGCTGATGAGGGCGAGGCTGCGGATGCGCGGCTCCTGCAGCGCGGCCCGCGCGGCGAATTCACTACCGAGGCTCAGGGCGACGACGTCCACGTCGCGGCCCAGTTCGGCGACCAGGGCGGTGAGCGCGGCCGTCATCAGGGCGGGCGTGTACTTCACGTCCGGGCGGTCACTGCTGCCGAACCCCGGCCATTCCAGCGCGTACACCGGGCGCGTCCCTGCGAAGGCGTCCCAGAGCGGTTTCATCTCGTAGGCACTCGCGGCGGCGTTCACGCTGACCGTCAGGACCAGCGGGCGGCCCTCGCCGCGCGTGTCGGCGGAGTACGCGACCCGCCCGAAGCCCGGCAGGGTCAGGAACCGCCGCTCGCCGCTCAGGGCGGG
The Deinococcus sedimenti DNA segment above includes these coding regions:
- a CDS encoding alpha/beta fold hydrolase, yielding MTSSRLRRAATLTLLLAGLTVGAVAAAQATQTPPAQTAATAPALRPALSGERRFLTLPGFGRVAYSADTRGEGRPLVLTVSVNAAASAYEMKPLWDAFAGTRPVYALEWPGFGSSDRPDVKYTPALMTAALTALVAELGRDVDVVALSLGSEFAARAALQEPRIRSLALISPSGLGQPRGGTQRATNEDGGQTLYSRLNTFSTPLYALLRTRISIEYFLSRSFRGPVDQGLVNYSLDTTRQPGAKYAPLYFISGQLFTADAYADLYSRLTVPTLVLYDQDAFVSFDRLPQFTAQPGVRAVRIEGTDGLPHFEKTAEVVTALRSFWATP